From Aegilops tauschii subsp. strangulata cultivar AL8/78 chromosome 5, Aet v6.0, whole genome shotgun sequence:
GGCAAGAGAGGAAGCGAGCCGCTGTGTTCCAGGTTGGCAGGATCGTCTCAGCACACCCAGCTGAAGGAGAACGATACTATCTATGAGTCCTCCTCAACCACGTGACAGGTGCCACCAGCTACGAAGATCTACGAACAGTCAATGGACAAGTAATGCCAACCTTCCGTGAAGCTGCAGAAAAACAAGGGCTCATTGAGGCAGACAACACATTAGACGAATGCATGACAGAAGCAGAGTTGTTTCGAATGCCATCATCTCTACGAAGGCTATTCGCGACAATCATGGTTTTTTGCGAGCCCAGCGACGTCCGTGGTCTCTGGAACAAACACCTCGAGGCAATGTCAGAGGACTACAGCAGAAACTGAAATGCAAGCACACTGTCGAACAAATGGTGCTGAGAAATGTTAGGGACATGTTGCACTCAATGGGAAAAGACATAGAATCGTTTCCTCTTCCAGAGATCGACAAACAGCATGAGATGACAAACGACCTGCCTAGGGAAATCATCGAGGAGACCTCCATCGAGGTGGACCCTGAGGACACATCGTTGCATAAAAACCTAAATACCGAGCAAAGGATGGCCTATGACGAAATCCTAGCCACAGTTGACCGCCAAAGAGGAGGTATATTCTTTGTCGATGGGCCGGGAGGCACAGGAAAAACTTTTCTTTACAGGGCGCTCTTGGCCACAGTACGCGGACAAGGCAAGATTGTTGTGGCGACAGCCACTTCCGGTGTTGTTGCTTCCATAATGCCTGGAGGGAGGACCGCACACTCAAGGTTCAAAATTCCACTAAAAATAGATGATGGTGCTATTTGTAGCTTCACAAAACAAAGTGGGACAGCCAAGCTACTCCAAGCAGCATCGCTAATAATCTGGGACGAAGCATCTATGACTAAGAGGCAAACAGTGGAGGCGCTAGACAAGAGCGTGAGGGACATAATGGACAGACCAGATCTTCCTTTTGGTGGAAGAACGGTCGTATTTGGGGGAGATTTTAGACAAGTGCTCCCTGTTGTCCGAAAGGGAACAAGGGCCCAGATAGTAGATGCATCGCTACGCAGGTCGGAGCTCTGGGATTGCATGCGTCAGTTGAAGCTTGTGCGCAACATGAGGGCTCAAAACGACCCGTGGTTCGCAGAATACCTACTACGCATTGGAAATGGAACTGAGGAGACGAATGATGATGGTGAAATACTTCTACCTAGAAGTATATGTGTGGCAAATAAGACGGATGATAATGGCCTGGACAGACTCATTGACAGTATCTATCAAACAGGCAATGCTTCCCTAATAAAGGATCCAAGGTACATCACATCAAGAGCAATTTTATCCACAAGGAACGACTGCGTGGACAAAATCAACTTAAAAATGATTGATCGCTTCCAGGGGGAGGAGATGGTGTACCACAGCTTTGATTCCGTAGAAGACGACCCACATAACTACTATCCACCAGAATACTTAAACACCCTAACCCCAAATGGACTGCCTCCACATATGTTGAAGCTCAAAATAAATTGCCCAATCATACTACTCAGGAACATCGACCCTGCTAATGGACTCTGCAACGGTACGAGGTTGGTCGTGCGTGGATTTCAAAAAAATGCAATTGACGCAGAGATTGTGGTGAGACAGCACTCTGGAATGCGAGTTTTCCTGCCTCGGATACCATTATGTCCCTCTGACGATGACATGTTCCCGTTCAGTTTCAAGAGGAAACAGTTCCCAATAAGGCTCAGTTTTGCAATGACAATAAACAAATCACAAGGACAGACAATACCAAATGTTGGCGTATACCTGCCTGAACCAGTTTTTTCACATGGTCAATTATATGTCGCGCTTTCTAGAGCAACCGCGACATCAAACATAAAGGTTCTAACAGGTACACATGATGAGAACAAGCAGAAGAATAAAAAGACCACTACATGCGACACATACACAAAGGGGGAGAAGAATATGAAGAGCACTACAAGCGGGACATATACGAAAAATATTGTATACACGGAAGTATTAACCAAATAGGTAATGCAACCTTTCAAATTATCTTGTTCAAAATTTCAGTTTCTACTTGGTAGGATCATCATTTAAGAAAAACTTAAGTATTTTTATATTTCACATTGCATTGCTTCTTTCCTAACCTTAAATATATTACTTGGATTCTACAGAAACATTAAATCCAAGTGACAACTTCAGAGTTGGAATTCCGAACTTGATCGTCTTGGAGGAGACTAACTCATTTGTGTATATACAAATCATTTATGGTATAATTCTCATGTATAATGTCCTGAACGAACAAATTATGTGTCCACTAACTCATTCATGGTTTTGCTATAGAAATCATTCTATGTATATATACAAATTTAGTACCAAAATGTGTAACTAAGGGTAGAAAGAGACTTACAAGCCAAAATAAGAACATATTTGTCATCTTGGAAATGCTGCTGTTGCCCAGATTTTTCTAAACATCACATTCTCTACATACCCCGAAACCTGAAATATACACGACCAATTATGTCTGTACTAGCTGTACCAAAATTTCTACTATGCAATCCTCAAAGAATTTTGACTGCAATATATGTTTCTGCGTGAGATTAACTGCTCCCAAGTGAATTCTACTCACCGAACACAAGAGAGCAGAGCTGAAACAGGGTAACCAGTCAAAAATTGTAGCCCAGGCCGTAGTGCACAGTCGCCACTCTGCACCGGGGAACAATGTTTCCTAAGCCCAGCACCAGCCGGCCAGCCACGGGCACAGACGCACGAGCACCACATCACCCAGAGAGATTGGACCTGCACCGAAGAACTACAACCGGACAAAGTCGCGCCATCGTCCAGATCGACGCCACACCAGAAACCCGAAGGGACGGCGTCGATCCAGAACGGCGAGGtagcatggcaatatgaatgaCTTTTGAGCCAAGACAATAAATTAGTAAAAGAAGAGTGACTACATGCCCCACTCACTACTAGCTTTACCAGAAGTACGACCAATGTGAGTTTCATATCTACGACAAGTATCATGGTTGCATTTGCAGATGATGTAAAAACAGTCCATTTCTAATATTTGTGAGACATATACATCACCTTGATAAGTTCTTCCCGCATCTCAAGAAATTCCAGTTTTTTCCTCCTCAAAAACTGAATCTTCAAATGGCAATACTGTTCCAACTCTATCCACAACTTCATCTGGTAGAGAAATATTGCTACAACAGTCTCCTCAGGTTTCATTCTCCCAGATACGATAAACACTCTGACCCGTGGCCTTCACTGCTGTAGCAATACAAACAGCAGCACTCTTATTTCAGATCATCTCTACACTCTGCATTTTATTCAGAAAAGCATACAAAGTAAGGCAATCATTACATTTTGTTCTGTGCTACTAGGGACAGGTTCTCAAGTGTAGTTTAATCATGCAATAACTAACTGTCCTTCCCAAAAGTTACATAACTGAACCTTCCCACCAGTTCCTTGCCCTCTGCTATGCAAATCTATGGTTCAGTTAGTCTTAAACTTTGCATCTAAAATGTTAAGGGACGATGGCATGTTATTGCCCAGATTAACTTCAGTAATCTTTCGTGCTGCTTAGTACCTCGCTGCTGAAGTGCGGCACATGgaaagagaaggggagaggggcgAGAGTGAGGGGTGGACCTCCATGGCGCCGGCAGCAATAGATCGGAGGAGCTCGGAGCAGTGGAGCCGTCTCCTCGCAGGGCTTCGTCGTCGGCGAGCAGGACCATGCTGAGGAAGCAGCGGCCTCTCACTCCTCCTCTACCGGCCAGGAGCGCCGCTGCAGCCACGCGAGGAGCCGCGCCGTCGATGGTGGCGCGGGTGGAGCTGAAATAATAGGGAGCCGCGCAAGGTCCCGTTGATACGGCGGCGCGGGTGGAGGGCACGACGGTGCAGCCACCAGAGGCGATTCTTCCTGCCCTCGTCCTCCGAGAACGACGAGAAgatgggaggcggcggcggcggcgctgtccAGCACTAGGGAGGGAGAATGGGGAATGGGAAGGGAGCTTTTTCTTAGTAACAGAGAGAAGATTTTCTtttaggattttttttttttgagacaaagattTTCATTTAGGTGAACACATGGAGAAGAGAGAGTACGTGTTGAATGTGTGTGTGTCGGTCAAGTCCTTATGCTTGGGCCAAGCCCAAAAACAGTgccaaaaaataaataaaaatgaaaaatatTTTTTCAAGAAAAATGTTTGTCACAAAAAATGATACAATTTCTAAAAAATGTCATGGAAAAAAATACAAAAGAACACCTTTTAAAAAAATGTGATTGTGTtcaaattttttttgtgatttttgaaCAAGAAAAATATTATCGATCAAAAGACTATTCCATACACAACTACTTTTTCATCAAATGAAAGTGTGGAGCTGAATTAGATCCTGACGAACGCCGTTAGGATGGCTTCTTCATGTCCGGATCTTATGGTCCAAAATGATATGCTCAATATAACCTTATTTCTCACGTTAGCCAAAAATTGATATAAAAAGGGTTGCAGAATGCCATATAGAGCATGCTTAATTTTTTCGCCCGTTggaacgcacgggcatttgtactagtacatttctcaaaacagccaccatacctacccatTATGGCATTTcaatagccatttcgagatatattggcAAGAAACTTTTCACCATTCCGTtaattatgacacgttccatcattgtcatattgctttgcatgatcatgtagttgacatcgtatttgtggcaaatccaccgttcataattatttcatacatgtcactcttgattcattgcaaatcccggtacaccgccagaggcattcatatagagtcatattttgttctaagtatcgagttgtaattcttgagttgtaagtaaataaaagtgtgatgatcttcattattagatcattgtcccatgtgaggaaaggataaTG
This genomic window contains:
- the LOC141023329 gene encoding uncharacterized protein encodes the protein MHDRSRVVSNAIISTKAIRDNHGFLRAQRRPWSLEQTPRGNVRGLQQKLKCKHTVEQMVLRNVRDMLHSMGKDIESFPLPEIDKQHEMTNDLPREIIEETSIEVDPEDTSLHKNLNTEQRMAYDEILATVDRQRGGIFFVDGPGGTGKTFLYRALLATVRGQGKIVVATATSGVVASIMPGGRTAHSRFKIPLKIDDGAICSFTKQSGTAKLLQAASLIIWDEASMTKRQTVEALDKSVRDIMDRPDLPFGGRTVVFGGDFRQVLPVVRKGTRAQIVDASLRRSELWDCMRQLKLVRNMRAQNDPWFAEYLLRIGNGTEETNDDGEILLPRSICVANKTDDNGLDRLIDSIYQTGNASLIKDPRYITSRAILSTRNDCVDKINLKMIDRFQGEEMVYHSFDSVEDDPHNYYPPEYLNTLTPNGLPPHMLKLKINCPIILLRNIDPANGLCNGTRLVVRGFQKNAIDAEIVVRQHSGMRVFLPRIPLCPSDDDMFPFSFKRKQFPIRLSFAMTINKSQGQTIPNVGVYLPEPVFSHGQLYVALSRATATSNIKVLTGTHDENKQKNKKTTTCDTYTKGEKNMKSTTSGTYTKNIVYTEVLTK